A genomic stretch from Bordetella sp. N includes:
- a CDS encoding FAD-binding oxidoreductase gives MRHDMFPLAPSLWAATAAAAPPTVAIDASQRADVLVIGGGYAGLSTALHLALRRVDVVLLEAREIGFGGSGRNGGQVIPGLKHDPDDLLRMYGAERGANLIRFAGTTADLVFDLIARHGMDVPHVRQGWIQGAHTPKALEVAQQRAEQWRRHGVAARTLDAGEAAQLLGTDRYLGGWLDPRAGAIQPLSYVRGLARAALAAGVRLYTDTPVERLQRSGSDWVATTTAGATVTAARVVMCTNAYGADLWPGLQPSIIDANTFQVATAPLPASIRAGILPDGQVSSDTRNLLLYFRLDHQGRLLMGGRGPFREPHGQADWAHLERVMLKMYPQVAGVPYEFRWCGRVAITRDYLPHLHEPEPGLLIDIGCQGRGVGLQTAMGRAMAAYVATGNASELPVPVAPIKAFPLYGLRRLYVNAVVTWYRMRDGGL, from the coding sequence ATGCGGCATGACATGTTCCCGCTTGCTCCTTCGCTGTGGGCCGCTACGGCGGCAGCGGCGCCGCCCACCGTGGCGATCGATGCGTCGCAACGCGCCGACGTGCTGGTCATCGGCGGTGGCTATGCCGGACTGAGTACCGCGCTGCATCTGGCCCTGCGGCGTGTCGACGTGGTGCTGCTGGAGGCGCGTGAGATCGGCTTCGGCGGGTCGGGGCGCAATGGTGGGCAGGTGATCCCGGGGCTCAAGCATGATCCCGATGATTTGCTGCGCATGTATGGGGCGGAACGGGGCGCCAACCTGATCCGCTTTGCCGGCACCACCGCGGACCTGGTGTTCGACCTGATCGCGCGGCATGGCATGGACGTTCCGCATGTGCGCCAGGGCTGGATCCAGGGGGCGCATACGCCCAAGGCCTTGGAAGTGGCGCAGCAGCGGGCCGAGCAATGGCGCCGTCACGGCGTCGCGGCGCGCACGCTGGATGCGGGCGAGGCCGCGCAGTTGCTCGGGACCGATCGTTATCTGGGCGGCTGGCTCGATCCGCGCGCTGGCGCCATCCAGCCGTTGAGTTATGTGCGCGGACTGGCGCGGGCGGCGCTAGCCGCGGGCGTGCGGCTTTATACCGATACGCCGGTGGAGCGCTTGCAGCGCAGCGGTTCGGACTGGGTGGCCACCACCACGGCCGGCGCCACGGTGACGGCCGCGCGGGTGGTCATGTGCACCAACGCCTATGGGGCCGACCTGTGGCCGGGCTTGCAGCCCAGCATCATCGACGCGAATACCTTCCAGGTGGCGACGGCGCCGCTGCCGGCTTCCATTCGTGCAGGCATCCTGCCGGACGGGCAGGTGTCCTCGGACACCCGCAATCTATTGCTGTATTTCCGCCTGGATCATCAGGGGCGGCTGTTGATGGGCGGCCGGGGGCCTTTCCGCGAGCCGCACGGGCAGGCGGACTGGGCCCATCTTGAACGGGTGATGCTGAAGATGTACCCGCAGGTGGCGGGCGTGCCTTATGAATTCCGCTGGTGCGGGCGGGTTGCGATTACGCGTGATTACCTGCCGCATCTGCATGAGCCGGAACCCGGGTTGTTGATCGACATCGGCTGCCAGGGGCGCGGGGTGGGGTTGCAGACGGCCATGGGGCGGGCCATGGCGGCGTATGTGGCGACCGGCAATGCGTCAGAGCTGCCGGTGCCGGTGGCGCCGATCAAGGCGTTTCCCTTGTATGGCTTGCGCAGGCTGTATGTGAACGCGGTGGTGACTTGGTATCGGATGAGAGATGGGGGCTTATAA
- a CDS encoding amino acid ABC transporter ATP-binding protein: protein MIQLHGVRKRFGELEVLKGVDAHISKGEVVCVVGPSGSGKSTILRCINGLERYDEGDITIDGQRVDTRAASIAAIRTQVAMVFQRFNLFPHRTALENVIEGPIYVQHEPRAAATERGRALLASVGLADKENAHPAQLSGGQQQRVAIARALAMQPKAILFDEPTSALDPELVGDVLGVMRKLAEAGMTMVVVTHEMSFAREVADRVLFFDGGVIVEQGPALDVLNQPRHPRTQDFLRRVLHPM from the coding sequence ATGATACAACTGCACGGCGTGCGCAAGCGCTTCGGCGAACTGGAAGTGCTCAAAGGCGTGGATGCTCACATCAGCAAGGGCGAGGTGGTCTGCGTGGTCGGACCGTCCGGCTCGGGCAAGTCCACCATCCTGCGTTGCATCAACGGGCTGGAACGCTACGACGAAGGCGACATCACCATCGACGGCCAGCGCGTGGATACGCGCGCGGCATCGATCGCGGCCATCCGCACCCAGGTGGCCATGGTGTTCCAGCGCTTCAATTTGTTCCCCCATCGCACGGCGCTGGAAAACGTCATCGAGGGTCCCATCTACGTCCAGCACGAGCCGCGCGCCGCCGCCACCGAGCGCGGGCGCGCCCTGCTGGCCAGCGTGGGCCTGGCCGACAAGGAGAACGCGCATCCCGCGCAGTTGTCCGGCGGCCAGCAGCAACGCGTGGCCATCGCCCGCGCGCTGGCCATGCAGCCCAAGGCCATCCTGTTCGACGAGCCGACCTCGGCGCTCGATCCCGAACTGGTCGGTGACGTGCTGGGGGTCATGCGCAAGCTCGCGGAAGCGGGCATGACCATGGTGGTGGTCACCCACGAGATGAGTTTCGCGCGTGAAGTGGCCGACCGCGTGTTGTTCTTCGACGGCGGCGTGATCGTCGAACAGGGCCCCGCCCTGGATGTGCTGAACCAACCCCGCCATCCGCGCACGCAGGATTTCCTGCGACGCGTACTGCACCCCATGTGA
- a CDS encoding amino acid ABC transporter permease yields MHEFFSDAQQYLPILLQGAKLTVLVTLGSLAFSTVLGMVWALMRVSGITVLVRFSGLMINLLRGIPIIVLLFYIYFVMPDVGIALTAMQAAIIGLGIAYSAYQAENFRAGIQAIDQGQIEAAMAMGMSWSLTMRRVILPQAVRIILPPYGNIMIMMLKDSSQASTITVAELALQGKLIAVSTFKNATVFSLVAIMYLVMCVPLILLVRHLEKRSARR; encoded by the coding sequence GTGCATGAGTTCTTCAGCGACGCCCAACAATACCTCCCCATCCTGCTGCAAGGCGCCAAGCTCACCGTCCTGGTGACCCTGGGCTCACTGGCGTTTTCCACGGTGCTGGGGATGGTCTGGGCCCTGATGCGGGTCTCGGGCATCACGGTGCTGGTGCGCTTCAGCGGGCTGATGATCAATCTGCTGCGCGGCATACCCATCATCGTCCTGCTGTTCTACATCTACTTCGTCATGCCGGATGTGGGCATCGCCCTGACGGCCATGCAGGCCGCCATCATCGGGCTGGGCATCGCCTATTCCGCCTATCAGGCGGAGAATTTCCGGGCGGGCATCCAGGCCATCGACCAAGGGCAGATCGAAGCCGCCATGGCCATGGGCATGAGCTGGAGCCTGACCATGCGGCGGGTCATCCTGCCGCAGGCGGTGCGCATCATCCTGCCGCCTTACGGCAACATCATGATCATGATGCTCAAGGACTCGTCCCAGGCATCCACCATCACGGTGGCGGAGCTTGCCTTGCAAGGCAAGCTGATCGCGGTATCCACATTCAAGAACGCCACCGTGTTCAGCCTGGTCGCCATCATGTACCTGGTGATGTGCGTGCCGCTGATCCTGCTGGTGCGGCATCTGGAAAAAAGGAGCGCCCGGCGATGA
- a CDS encoding ABC transporter substrate-binding protein: MQARKLFVSMFAALSLSAAGAQAQTVLKVGSTPTGSPFTFLDTKTNSIEGVMVDVVKAVGKEAGFEVQIEPMTFSALIGSLTSKRIDIISAAMFITPQRQQVVSFSEPVYRYGEGLMVPKSDSKAYKTFADMKDMTVGVQVGTAFVEPVQKSGVFKEVKLYDSPPDMMRDANAGRIQGGFMDYPIAAYTIAQGGFPNLHMVSSYEPTVVGSLGLATRKDDTELLNKINAALAKLKADGSIDRILKKWGLGGA; the protein is encoded by the coding sequence ATGCAAGCCAGAAAGCTGTTCGTCTCGATGTTCGCCGCTTTATCCCTGAGCGCCGCCGGCGCCCAGGCGCAGACCGTACTCAAAGTGGGATCGACGCCCACCGGCAGTCCCTTCACCTTCCTCGACACCAAGACCAACTCCATCGAAGGCGTAATGGTCGACGTCGTCAAGGCCGTCGGCAAGGAAGCGGGTTTCGAGGTGCAGATCGAACCCATGACCTTCTCCGCCCTGATCGGATCGCTGACGTCCAAGCGTATCGACATCATCTCGGCGGCCATGTTCATCACGCCGCAGCGCCAGCAGGTAGTGAGTTTCTCCGAGCCGGTCTACCGCTACGGCGAGGGCTTGATGGTGCCCAAGAGCGACAGCAAGGCCTACAAGACCTTCGCCGACATGAAGGACATGACGGTAGGCGTGCAGGTGGGCACGGCATTCGTGGAACCGGTGCAGAAGAGCGGCGTCTTCAAGGAAGTGAAGCTGTACGACAGTCCGCCGGACATGATGCGCGACGCCAACGCGGGCCGCATCCAGGGCGGCTTCATGGACTACCCCATCGCGGCGTACACGATCGCGCAAGGCGGCTTTCCCAATCTGCACATGGTGTCCAGCTATGAGCCCACCGTGGTCGGCAGCCTGGGCCTGGCGACGCGCAAGGACGACACCGAACTGCTGAACAAGATCAACGCCGCCCTGGCCAAGCTGAAGGCCGACGGCAGCATCGACCGCATCCTGAAGAAGTGGGGGCTGGGGGGTGCATGA
- a CDS encoding FxLYD domain-containing protein: protein MKRLLATLLLSCAAGLAGAQSLPQGVTIDALQAMRDNTTGQTMITGTLHNGTGHQLNSAAIVFTLLDAQGNKVGEASDITYNLANGGNWGIRATATQPFTRFSAYEVTVQ from the coding sequence ATGAAACGTCTGCTCGCCACCCTCCTCCTTTCCTGCGCCGCCGGCCTGGCCGGCGCACAATCGCTGCCGCAAGGCGTGACCATCGACGCCCTGCAGGCCATGCGCGATAACACCACCGGCCAGACCATGATCACCGGCACCTTGCATAACGGCACCGGGCATCAGTTGAACAGTGCGGCCATCGTGTTCACCTTGCTCGACGCGCAAGGCAACAAGGTCGGCGAAGCGTCCGACATCACCTACAACCTGGCCAACGGCGGCAACTGGGGCATACGCGCCACGGCGACCCAGCCGTTCACGCGCTTCTCGGCTTACGAAGTGACCGTGCAATAA
- a CDS encoding 3-oxoacid CoA-transferase subunit B, with translation MSSKLTRDQIAARVAQDIQEGAYVNLGIGLPTLVANHLPADREIVLHTENGMLGMGPAPAKGEEDYDLINAGKQAVTQVPGTAFFHHADSFAMMRGGHLDICVLGAFQVSTKGDLANWHTGAPDAIPAVGGAMDLAIGAKQVFVMMELTTREGQSKLVEQCSYPLTGVRCVSRVYTDVAVFDLRADGVYVIDRFGGISEDELRTITGLPLNFA, from the coding sequence ATGAGCAGCAAACTGACCCGTGACCAGATCGCCGCGCGCGTCGCCCAGGACATCCAGGAAGGCGCCTACGTCAACCTCGGCATCGGCCTGCCGACCCTGGTCGCCAACCACCTGCCGGCCGACCGCGAAATCGTGCTGCATACCGAAAACGGCATGCTGGGCATGGGCCCCGCGCCCGCCAAGGGCGAAGAGGACTATGACCTGATCAACGCCGGCAAGCAGGCCGTGACGCAAGTGCCGGGCACCGCCTTTTTCCATCACGCCGACTCCTTCGCCATGATGCGCGGCGGCCACCTGGACATCTGCGTGCTGGGCGCCTTCCAGGTGTCGACGAAGGGCGACCTGGCCAACTGGCACACGGGCGCGCCGGACGCGATTCCCGCCGTCGGCGGCGCCATGGACCTGGCCATCGGCGCCAAGCAGGTGTTCGTGATGATGGAACTGACCACGCGCGAAGGCCAAAGCAAGCTGGTCGAGCAATGCAGCTATCCGCTGACCGGCGTGCGCTGCGTGTCCCGTGTCTATACCGATGTCGCCGTGTTCGACCTGCGCGCCGACGGCGTGTACGTCATCGACCGTTTCGGCGGCATCAGCGAAGACGAATTGCGCACCATCACCGGCCTGCCGCTGAACTTCGCGTAA
- a CDS encoding 3-oxoacid CoA-transferase subunit A → MISKIVDSAAAAVADVPDGATIMIGGFGPAGQPMELIDALLAQGAKDLVIINNNAGNGTTGLAALLGANRVRKIICSFPRQTDSQIFDGLYRAGKIELELVPQGNLAERIRAAGAGIGGFFSPTGYGTPLAEGKETREINGRHYVLEAPLHADYALIKALQADRWGNLVYRKTARNFGPIMATAARVAVAQVNDIVELGQLDPEAIVTPGIFVQRVVGIDAAPAGKEQA, encoded by the coding sequence ATGATCTCGAAAATCGTTGATAGCGCGGCCGCGGCCGTGGCCGACGTGCCGGACGGCGCGACCATCATGATCGGCGGCTTCGGCCCGGCCGGCCAGCCCATGGAATTGATCGATGCCCTGTTGGCGCAAGGCGCCAAAGATCTGGTCATCATCAACAACAACGCCGGCAACGGCACCACCGGTCTTGCCGCCCTGCTCGGCGCCAACCGCGTGCGCAAAATCATTTGCTCGTTCCCGCGCCAGACCGATTCGCAGATCTTCGACGGCCTGTACCGCGCCGGCAAGATCGAGCTGGAACTGGTGCCGCAAGGCAACCTGGCCGAACGCATCCGCGCCGCCGGCGCCGGCATCGGCGGCTTCTTCTCGCCCACCGGCTACGGCACCCCGCTGGCCGAAGGCAAGGAAACCCGCGAAATCAACGGCCGCCATTACGTGCTGGAAGCGCCGCTGCACGCCGACTACGCCTTGATCAAGGCGTTGCAGGCCGACCGCTGGGGCAATCTGGTCTATCGCAAGACCGCGCGCAACTTCGGCCCCATCATGGCGACCGCCGCGCGCGTCGCCGTGGCCCAGGTCAATGACATCGTCGAGCTGGGCCAGCTGGACCCCGAAGCCATCGTCACCCCCGGAATATTCGTGCAGCGCGTGGTGGGGATCGATGCCGCGCCCGCCGGCAAGGAGCAAGCATGA
- a CDS encoding IclR family transcriptional regulator: MTDPDSPQQPSDSYVQSFARGLAVIRAFGPESPQMTLSEVAARTGLTRAGARRILLTLEHLGYVRIDDRRFTLTPRILDLGYAYLSATPLWNLALPYMEAVAQTTRESCSVAVLDGADIVYILRLAAHKVMSINLSVGSRLPAWVTSMGRVLLGGLDDEELDRLLAGTPRGAYTSETVTDADALKRVIAQVREQGYACVERELEPGLQSVAVPVIDRSGKVIAAMNVSGHASRYTRDEMLAAFLPPLRLAAEQINLALRRR; this comes from the coding sequence ATGACCGATCCGGATTCCCCGCAGCAGCCCAGCGATTCCTACGTGCAGTCCTTTGCCCGTGGGTTGGCGGTGATCCGGGCGTTCGGACCCGAGTCCCCGCAAATGACCTTGAGCGAAGTAGCCGCGCGCACCGGACTGACGCGGGCCGGCGCCCGGCGCATCCTGCTGACCTTGGAGCATCTGGGCTATGTGCGCATCGACGATCGCCGTTTCACCCTGACGCCGCGCATCCTGGACCTGGGCTACGCCTATCTGTCGGCCACGCCGCTGTGGAACCTGGCCCTGCCCTATATGGAAGCGGTGGCGCAGACCACCCGTGAATCCTGTTCGGTGGCGGTGTTGGACGGGGCGGACATCGTCTACATCCTGCGGCTGGCGGCGCACAAGGTAATGAGCATCAACCTGTCGGTGGGCAGCCGCCTGCCGGCCTGGGTGACGTCGATGGGCCGGGTGTTGCTGGGCGGCCTGGACGACGAGGAACTGGATCGCCTGCTGGCGGGGACGCCGCGCGGGGCCTATACCAGCGAAACCGTCACGGATGCCGACGCGCTCAAGCGCGTCATCGCGCAAGTGCGCGAGCAGGGTTACGCCTGCGTGGAGCGGGAACTGGAACCGGGCCTGCAATCGGTGGCGGTGCCGGTGATCGATCGCAGCGGCAAGGTCATCGCCGCCATGAATGTCAGCGGCCATGCCAGCCGTTACACGCGCGACGAGATGCTGGCGGCTTTCCTGCCTCCGTTGCGGCTGGCGGCTGAGCAGATCAACCTGGCGTTGCGGCGGCGCTGA
- the queC gene encoding 7-cyano-7-deazaguanine synthase QueC has product MLNHQRRALVLFSGGQDSTTCLAWALERYAHVETVAFDYGQRHRIELDARLQVLAQFRARLPKLAERLGEDHLLDLSVLGQVADTALTSDRAIEMQANGLPNTFVPGRNLLFLTLAAALGYRRQLDVLVGGMCETDFSGYPDCRDDTIKAQQVALGLGLGSRLTIETPLMWLDKAQTWELAQQLGGDALVETIVEESHTCYLGERGARHAWGYGCGACPACVLRKAGWERWQAGKPADAALA; this is encoded by the coding sequence ATGCTCAATCATCAACGTCGCGCCCTGGTTCTCTTTTCCGGCGGCCAGGATTCCACCACCTGCCTGGCCTGGGCCCTGGAGCGTTATGCGCATGTCGAGACGGTGGCTTTCGATTATGGCCAGCGCCATCGCATCGAGCTGGATGCCCGCCTGCAAGTGCTGGCCCAGTTCCGTGCCCGCCTGCCCAAACTGGCTGAGCGCCTGGGCGAGGACCACTTGCTGGATCTGTCCGTGCTGGGCCAGGTGGCCGACACCGCCTTGACCAGCGACCGCGCGATCGAGATGCAGGCCAATGGGCTGCCCAACACCTTCGTGCCGGGCCGCAACCTGCTGTTCCTGACCCTGGCGGCCGCCTTGGGTTACCGGCGCCAGCTGGACGTCCTGGTGGGCGGCATGTGCGAAACCGATTTCTCCGGCTATCCGGATTGCCGAGATGACACCATCAAGGCGCAGCAGGTGGCCTTGGGCCTGGGGCTGGGCAGCCGCCTGACCATCGAGACGCCCCTGATGTGGCTGGACAAGGCCCAGACCTGGGAGCTGGCGCAGCAACTGGGCGGTGACGCGCTGGTCGAAACCATCGTCGAGGAAAGCCACACCTGCTATCTGGGCGAGCGCGGCGCGCGCCATGCCTGGGGCTATGGCTGCGGCGCGTGCCCCGCTTGCGTGTTGCGCAAGGCTGGCTGGGAACGCTGGCAGGCCGGCAAGCCGGCGGACGCCGCGCTAGCTTGA
- a CDS encoding GNAT family N-acetyltransferase — MAPHVTPQLIIRDAAAGDFAAIQAIYEHHVLHGTASFELTPPTVEELLQRHAAVLAAGLPYLVAELDGAVAGYAYATLYRPRPAYGNTCEDSVYIQPGLAGRGIGGKLLDGLIARCTERGWRQMLAVVGDSANAASLALHARCGFHPVGTLRSVGHKHGEWRDTVLMQRALGVGDSEAPAPKTRP; from the coding sequence ATGGCTCCCCACGTTACTCCCCAGCTCATCATTCGCGACGCCGCCGCCGGCGATTTTGCCGCCATCCAGGCTATCTACGAACATCACGTGCTGCATGGCACGGCGTCGTTCGAATTGACGCCGCCGACGGTGGAAGAGTTGTTGCAGCGCCATGCGGCGGTGCTGGCAGCGGGGCTGCCGTATCTGGTGGCGGAGCTGGATGGGGCCGTGGCGGGGTATGCCTACGCGACCTTGTACCGGCCGCGGCCGGCCTACGGGAATACGTGCGAGGACTCGGTGTACATCCAGCCCGGGCTGGCGGGACGCGGCATCGGCGGGAAGCTGCTGGATGGCCTGATCGCGCGTTGTACCGAACGGGGCTGGCGGCAGATGCTGGCCGTGGTCGGCGACAGCGCCAACGCGGCATCGCTGGCCTTGCATGCCCGCTGCGGATTCCATCCAGTCGGCACGCTGCGCTCGGTCGGCCACAAGCACGGCGAGTGGCGCGATACCGTGCTGATGCAAAGGGCCCTGGGCGTCGGCGACAGCGAAGCGCCTGCCCCCAAGACGCGGCCTTAG
- the ilvD gene encoding dihydroxy-acid dehydratase: MPHYRSRTSTHGRNMAGARALWRATGMKDGDFGKPIIAVVNSFTQFVPGHVHLRDLGALVARQIEESGANAKEFNTIAVDDGIAMGHGGMLYSLPSRELIADSVEYMVNAHCADAMVCISNCDKITPGMLMAAMRLNIPVVFVSGGPMEAGKVKAPTEAKISAKIDLVDAMIKAADPTVSDADVAEIERSACPTCGSCSGMFTANSMNCLTEALGLALPGNGTIVATHAWRKGLFEEAGRLIVDLCRRYYEEDDESVLPRNIATRAAFENAMTLDVAMGGSTNTVLHLLAAGQEGGVDFNMADIDRISRKAPCLCKAAPATDKYHIEDIHRAGGVIGILAELGRGGLLDLSAGNVHSGTLGNAIAKWDIQAEGNEQAKKFFRAAPGGVPTQVAFSQDATYLTLDNDRKTGGIRDIENAYSKDGGLAVLYGNLAEKGCIVKTAGVDESQLVFNGRARVFQSQDDAVEGILGDKVQPGDVVVIRYEGPKGGPGMQEMLYPTSYLKSKGLGKVCALFTDGRFSGGSSGLVIGHASPEAAEGGNIALVKDGDAINIDIPKRLIHLDISDAELAKRRGEMEALGDDAWQPVGRERVVSQALQAYAALATSADRGAVRDITQLRRK, encoded by the coding sequence ATGCCGCACTATCGTTCCCGCACCTCTACCCACGGCCGTAACATGGCCGGCGCGCGCGCTCTGTGGCGCGCCACCGGCATGAAGGACGGCGACTTCGGTAAACCCATCATCGCGGTGGTCAATTCCTTTACCCAGTTCGTACCCGGCCACGTGCACCTGCGCGACCTGGGCGCGCTGGTCGCCCGCCAGATCGAAGAGTCCGGCGCCAACGCCAAGGAATTCAACACCATCGCGGTCGACGACGGCATCGCCATGGGCCACGGCGGCATGCTGTACTCGCTGCCGTCGCGCGAGCTGATCGCCGACTCGGTCGAATACATGGTCAACGCGCACTGCGCCGACGCCATGGTCTGTATCTCGAACTGCGACAAGATCACCCCGGGGATGTTGATGGCCGCCATGCGCCTGAACATCCCGGTGGTCTTCGTTTCCGGCGGCCCGATGGAAGCAGGCAAGGTCAAGGCTCCGACCGAAGCCAAGATCTCCGCCAAGATCGACCTGGTCGACGCCATGATCAAGGCCGCCGACCCCACCGTGTCGGACGCCGACGTGGCCGAGATCGAACGCAGCGCCTGCCCCACCTGCGGTTCCTGTTCCGGCATGTTCACCGCCAACTCGATGAACTGTCTGACAGAAGCCCTGGGCCTGGCCTTGCCGGGCAACGGCACCATCGTCGCCACGCACGCCTGGCGCAAGGGCTTGTTCGAAGAAGCCGGCCGCCTGATCGTCGATCTGTGCCGCCGCTACTACGAAGAGGACGACGAATCGGTCCTGCCCCGCAACATCGCCACCCGCGCCGCCTTTGAGAACGCCATGACCCTGGATGTGGCCATGGGCGGTTCCACCAACACGGTGCTGCACTTGCTGGCGGCCGGACAGGAAGGCGGCGTCGACTTCAACATGGCCGACATCGACCGCATCTCGCGCAAGGCGCCCTGCCTGTGCAAGGCGGCTCCCGCGACCGACAAGTACCACATCGAAGACATCCACCGCGCCGGCGGCGTGATCGGCATCCTGGCCGAGCTCGGCCGCGGCGGCCTGCTCGACCTGTCGGCCGGGAACGTCCACAGCGGCACCCTGGGCAACGCCATCGCCAAGTGGGACATCCAGGCCGAAGGCAACGAGCAAGCGAAGAAGTTCTTCCGTGCCGCGCCTGGCGGCGTGCCCACGCAAGTGGCTTTCAGCCAGGACGCGACGTACCTGACGCTGGATAACGACCGCAAGACCGGCGGTATCCGCGACATCGAAAACGCCTACTCCAAGGACGGCGGCCTGGCCGTGCTGTACGGCAACCTGGCCGAGAAGGGTTGCATCGTGAAGACCGCCGGCGTCGATGAGAGCCAGCTGGTGTTCAACGGCCGTGCCCGCGTGTTCCAGAGCCAGGACGATGCCGTCGAAGGCATCCTGGGCGACAAGGTGCAACCCGGTGACGTGGTGGTGATCCGCTACGAAGGCCCGAAGGGCGGCCCCGGCATGCAGGAAATGCTGTATCCCACGTCCTATCTGAAGTCCAAGGGCCTGGGCAAGGTGTGCGCGCTGTTCACCGATGGCCGTTTCTCGGGCGGTTCGTCCGGCCTGGTGATCGGCCATGCGTCGCCGGAAGCGGCCGAAGGCGGCAATATCGCCCTGGTCAAGGACGGCGACGCCATCAACATCGATATCCCGAAGCGTTTGATCCACCTGGATATCAGCGATGCCGAACTGGCCAAGCGCCGCGGCGAGATGGAAGCATTGGGCGACGACGCCTGGCAGCCGGTGGGCCGCGAACGCGTCGTGTCGCAGGCACTGCAAGCCTACGCCGCCTTGGCGACGTCGGCCGACCGCGGCGCCGTGCGCGACATCACGCAACTGCGCCGCAAGTAA